In a genomic window of Hippoglossus stenolepis isolate QCI-W04-F060 chromosome 17, HSTE1.2, whole genome shotgun sequence:
- the dlgap3 gene encoding disks large-associated protein 3: MKGYHVSRSMSQHSSGGGGGGPCHCPPEDCDGPGREYYQGHSDGQYYPPGGHAEALALERHHSHSHSHSHSGGGTFPRSQHPPLQSLDSCEECLSSGHGGKMHRIPPNLIDQLEKQVPFHPDGFHTLQYQRTASGGAEQRSESPSRIRHLVNSVQRLFAKSHSLEAPSKREYNGTRGGGDYRGERGGGHRSGGEDGGGHYSGHQSRSTRRSKSRERSKSGDSRHESGRRHRSRTAGWWSSDDNLDSDSSYLVSGGRRGYPSGHESLDAAIQELTMKKPKDHGGGPAPAECVACTTMALAGPEGGGHQGHHGHSMKRSTWSAMTVSQAREVYPSTRGGAYNKALVPLESKLKERTFHYLQVPSDDWGGSYGGGGPGEPGGEIPCRRMRSGSYIKAMGDDDSVDSDTSPKASPKSTLIAQRDAFRRSISMDQRYSCKQCTDSYPNSRTTPKTHTRSRSYTRSLTSSQLGDTLNRQFEAVCETMFGEVESQAVEALDLPGVFRTRSHSYVRAIQAGCSQDDDCLSVFSMSGPQGSIKGGAVFPYRKGAPPPLPPRMSKSSLSVRAQSSTESTQDAYFQSSGQLASVSGRPKQHSNSVDMGSSDGPSGRTSRGGYYTATGPGRSRQHSNSAESLDGVRGSRELVPYGGGPGVGVRAKHSSSADSLLEGPPRPARERDGKAGGSLGKSVSLPQNSLVLSKAAGQDEGRRKWSPSIAVQVDSSGTLSDSEGEGKALTEVHSIGVQVEDDKRRARFKRSNSVTASVQADLDPEGFPGLSIAVPTQDKSLQFGCSFQRHSSEPESASQYAECHRTVHTQGQWAYREDFLQGGYPNEACPADPRPHPHPHLPPRSHSPLPITSERAWAGTPSLEGPRSLPDSGRASPCMRDGEFFLRLLQTEVERMEGWCQNMEREAEENELPEEILELIRNAVGSAQMLMSQKVQQFFRLCQQSVDPSAYPQPTSQDLAGFWDLLQLNIEDVRVRFQDLQRLKDSGWRLPPEKKEDKKLPPPLPKKPAGGVSGSLRADGAGDVGSGGGSGGLVVPRVGGHTLPIREKSLDLGDRQRTEARRRLLQTKRTASFRQNSATESADSIEIYIPEAQTRL, encoded by the exons ATGAAAGGGTACCATGTCAGCCGTAGCATGTCCCAGCATTCCTCCGGTGGTGGCGGGGGAGGTCCCTGCCACTGCCCGCCTGAGGACTGTGATGGCCCCGGCAGAGAATACTACCAGGGTCACAGCGACGGCCAGTACTACCCTCCGGGGGGTCATGCCGAAGCTCTGGCACTAGAAAGGCATCATtcccactcccactcccacaGCCACTCTGGAGGGGGTACGTTTCCCCGCTCCCAGCACCCACCTCTCCAGTCGCTTGACTCTTGTGAGGAGTGCCTGTCCTCAGGCCACGGAGGGAAGATGCACCGCATTCCACCGAATCTGATTGACCAGCTTGAGAAGCAGGTGCCCTTTCATCCCGATGGCTTCCACACGCTGCAGTACCAGCGCACTGCTAGTGGGGGCGCTGAACAACGCAGTGAAAGCCCCTCCCGCATCCGTCACCTAGTCAACTCCGTGCAGCGTCTCTTTGCCAAGTCCCATTCCCTGGAAGCACCATCCAAGCGGGAATACAACGGCACAAGAGGAGGTGGGGACTACCgtggtgagagaggaggaggtcacaGGAGTGGAGGGGAGGACGGTGGAGGCCACTACTCAGGCCACCAGTCTCGCTCTACCAGGAGGAGCAAGTCTCGAGAGCGCAGCAAGAGTGGAGACTCGAGGCACGAATCGGGCAGACGCCACCGCAGCAGGACGGCGGGCTGGTGGAGCTCTGACGACAACCTGGACAGCGACAGCAGCTACCTGGTGAGCGGAGGCAGACGGGGGTATCCCAGTGGACACGAAAGCCTTGATGCTGCCATCCAGGAGCTCACCATGAAGAAGCCCAAGGATCACGGGGGTGGGCCGGCGCCCGCGGAATGCGTGGCATGTACCACAATGGCTTTGGCTGGGCCTGAGGGAGGGGGACACCAAGGACACCATGGCCACTCAATGAAGAGGAGCACCTGGTCAGCCATGACAGTGAGTCAGGCCAGGGAGGTGTACCCGTCCACCAGGGGAGGAGCCTATAATAAAGCCCTTGTACCCCTGGAGAGCAAACTGAAGGAGAGGACCTTCCACtacctgcag GTCCCCTCAGATGACTGGGGAGGCAGCTACGGTGGCGGCGGCCCGGGCGAACCCGGTGGAGAGATCCCTTGCCGCCGCATGCGGAGCGGCAGCTACATCAAAGCCATGGGTGATGACGACAGCGTCGACTCAGACACCAGCCCCAAGGCCTCGCCCAAGTCCACCCTGATCGCTCAGAGAGACGCCTTCCGACGATCCATCAGCATGGATCAGAG GTACTCGTGTAAGCAGTGCACAGATTCCTACCCTAACAGCCGGACCACGCCCAAAACCCACACCCGCTCTCGTAGTTACACCCGCTCTCTGACCAGCTCACAG CTGGGGGACACATTGAACCGTCAGTTTGAGGCAGTGTGTGAGACCATGTTCGGGGAGGTGGAGTCCCAAGCCGTGGAGGCCCTGGATCTACCGGGCGTGTTTCGCACCCGCAGCCACAGCTACGTCCGCGCCATCCAGGCCGGCTGTTCCCAGGACGACGACTGCCTCTCCGTCTTCTCCATGTCAGGCCCCCAGGGAAGCATCAAGGGCGGGGCCG TCTTTCCTTATCGTAAAGGTGCTCCTCCCCCACTCCCACCTCGCATGTCCAAGTCTTCTCTCTCGGTGCGGGCCCAGAGCAGCACCGAGTCCACCCAGGACGCCTACTTCCAGAGCAGCGGACAGTTGGCCTCGGTCTCCGGGCGCCCGAAGCAGCACAGCAACTCCGTGGACATGGGCAGCTCTGACGGACCCTCGGGTCGCACCTCCAGGGGGGGCTACTACACCGCCACGGGCCCCGGACGTTCCCGACAGCACAGTAACTCGGCAGAGAGCCTAGACGGGGTCAGGGGTTCACGGGAGCTGGTACCCTACGGAGGGGGTCCGGGAGTCGGGGTGAGagccaaacacagcagctcagctGACAGCCTTCTGGAGGGGCCACCGAGGCCGgccagagagagggatggcAAGGCTGGGGGTAGCCTGGGGAAATCAGTCTCTCTGCCTCAGAACAGCCTAGTGCTGAGTAAAGCTGCAGGGCAGGATGAAGGAAGAAGAAAGTGGAGTCCATCAATAGCTGTACAG GTGGACAGCTCGGGGACCCTGTCAGATTCAGAGGGAGAGGGTAAAGCTCTGACAGAGGTCCACTCTATAGGGGTCCAGGTGGAAGATGACAAAAG GCGGGCCCGTTTCAAGCGCTCCAACAGCGTGACGGCGAGCGTGCAGGCCGACCTGGACCCTGAGGGCTTCCCGGGGCTCAGCATCGCCGTGCCAACGCAGGATAAGAGTCTTCAGTTCGGCTGCTCCTTCCAAAGGCACTCGTCGGAGCCCGAGTCGGCCAGTCAGTACGCGGAGTGCCACCGCACCGTCCACACGCAGGGACAGTGGGCCTACAGAGAG GACTTTCTTCAGGGTGGCTACCCCAACGAGGCCTGCCCAGCAGACCCGCGGCCCCATCCCCACCCGCACTTGCCCCCACGTTCCCACTCCCCTCTGCCCATCACCTCTGAGCGAGCCTGGGCGGGGACACCGTCCCTGGAGGGCCCCCGCAGCCTGCCCGACTCGGGCCGAGCCTCACCCTGCATGAGGGACGGAGAGTTCTTCTTGCGCCTCCTTCAGACAGAagtggagaggatggagggCTGGTGCCAGAacatggagagagaggcagaggagaacgAGCTGCCCGAGGAGA TTCTTGAGCTGATTCGAAATGCAGTTGGCAGCGCCCAGATGCTCATGTCTCAGAAAGTCCAGCAGTTCTTCCGCCTCTGCCAACAAagtgtg GACCCATCAGCCTACCCTCAGCCCACCTCTCAGGACCTGGCAGGCTTCTGGGACCTGCTCCAGCTCAACATAGAGGACGTCAGGGTCAGGTTTCAGGACCTCCAGAGGCTCAAGGACTCTGGTTGGAGGCTCCCACCTGAAAAGAAG GAGGACAAGAagcttcctcctcctttacCAAAGAAGCCAGCCGGTGGCGTGAGTGGCAGCCTCCGGGCCGATGGCGCCGGTGACGTGGGCAGCGGAGGTGGGTCGGGGGGCCTGGTGGTGCCTCGTGTGGGCGGACACACCTTGCCCATCAGGGAGAAGTCCCTGGACCTCGGGGATCGTCAGAGGACGGAAgcgaggaggaggctgctgcagaCCAAGAGAACTGCCTCCTTCAGGCAGAACTCGGCCACGGAGAGCGCCGACAGCATCGAGATTTACATCCCCGAAGCCCAGACTCGACTCTGA